One genomic segment of Alkalimarinus alittae includes these proteins:
- a CDS encoding response regulator, which produces MSHKTALVVDDSSTARLLLSKVLRNIGIECRDAVSGEDALKQLGSFKPDFIFLDHIMPGIDGFETLKAIKLNPKTKSIPVVMYTSQNAVQYYKDAHNFGAAGVISKQIDREKLYLMLDRLCINNTHEDEISRLELSSSANGDNKTDNSQDKIRKLTGRLSTVETAYEELAEEFRQFKHDITSNKYVIDKRSQRPFFSGSRISTIAITVALFVSISAWVEISHVESIINSFDGRIGVMQSLIQEIIDLLN; this is translated from the coding sequence GTGTCGCATAAAACAGCCCTTGTCGTAGACGATTCATCTACCGCCCGTCTGCTGCTATCAAAAGTTCTCCGCAATATTGGAATCGAGTGCCGTGACGCTGTTTCCGGAGAAGATGCACTCAAACAGCTAGGAAGCTTTAAACCCGACTTTATCTTTCTCGACCATATCATGCCGGGCATTGATGGCTTCGAAACACTCAAAGCTATTAAGCTCAACCCAAAAACCAAGTCAATTCCCGTTGTCATGTACACCTCCCAAAATGCGGTTCAGTATTATAAAGACGCCCACAATTTCGGCGCTGCGGGTGTCATTTCAAAACAAATTGATCGTGAGAAGCTTTACCTAATGCTCGATAGATTGTGCATTAATAATACACATGAAGATGAGATTTCACGTTTAGAGCTTTCTTCATCGGCTAACGGCGACAATAAAACAGACAACAGTCAGGATAAAATTCGCAAATTAACAGGTCGATTATCGACTGTTGAAACCGCTTATGAAGAACTCGCTGAAGAATTTAGGCAGTTTAAACACGACATTACATCTAACAAGTATGTCATTGATAAAAGGTCGCAACGCCCTTTTTTCTCGGGGAGCCGAATTTCAACGATTGCGATTACTGTTGCACTATTTGTAAGCATATCGGCTTGGGTTGAAATTAGTCACGTTGAGTCAATTATCAATAGCTTTGATGGCCGTATAGGTGTAATGCAAAGCCTGATACAGGAAATAATCGACCTTCTCAACTAG
- a CDS encoding tetratricopeptide repeat protein: MMTGKVAVVLLSLCVLQGCGVGWGLSAVSYGALQVSVAAEDVRERAEATNAMEPELIATSVDAISHNKVLDAERAYLHIYEDTSYPDNVRAQALYQNGLMYSVPTHKYYSTERAMMYFEKVMEEFPKSDENLEVSMRIAELQDPSKKKKYYEPNKMLLIPNTPPSK, translated from the coding sequence GTGATGACAGGAAAAGTTGCAGTCGTTTTATTAAGTTTGTGTGTTCTTCAAGGTTGCGGTGTGGGTTGGGGGCTGTCTGCAGTGAGTTATGGTGCGCTTCAAGTGAGCGTGGCGGCAGAAGATGTTAGAGAGCGCGCAGAGGCTACCAATGCGATGGAACCTGAATTGATTGCTACGTCAGTTGATGCGATCAGCCATAATAAGGTTCTTGATGCAGAACGTGCTTATTTACATATCTACGAAGATACCTCGTACCCTGATAACGTTAGGGCGCAGGCGCTTTATCAAAATGGGTTAATGTATAGCGTGCCAACGCATAAGTACTACAGTACTGAGCGTGCAATGATGTATTTTGAAAAGGTTATGGAAGAGTTTCCTAAATCAGATGAAAATTTAGAAGTGAGCATGCGAATAGCGGAGCTGCAAGACCCTAGTAAGAAAAAGAAATACTACGAACCTAATAAAATGTTACTGATTCCTAATACGCCACCGTCAAAGTAG
- a CDS encoding cupin domain-containing protein — protein sequence MLNLDFGQSLVIDANTEAWVASPSAGVFRKRLAYSGEPGGHVTSIVKYEKGADFSAHQHPMGEEIFVLDGVFSDETGDYGAGTYIRNPPGSFHTPFSKEGCTIFVKLNQFNEHDDQFVRIDTTKAAWVPGMGGLEVMPLHEYEHEHAALVKWPANEVFQPHKHFGGEEILVLSGEFCDEHGRYPANTWLRSPHQSQHHPYVDQETVIFVKTGHLPL from the coding sequence ATGTTGAATTTGGATTTTGGTCAATCGCTCGTTATTGACGCAAATACAGAAGCGTGGGTTGCGAGCCCATCTGCAGGTGTATTTCGAAAACGCTTAGCCTACTCAGGTGAACCCGGTGGGCATGTTACGAGTATTGTTAAATACGAAAAAGGGGCTGACTTCTCTGCTCACCAACACCCAATGGGCGAAGAGATTTTTGTGTTAGACGGTGTGTTCTCTGATGAAACTGGCGATTACGGTGCCGGTACGTATATTCGTAACCCTCCGGGTAGCTTTCATACACCCTTTAGCAAAGAGGGGTGCACTATTTTTGTGAAGCTTAATCAGTTTAATGAACACGATGATCAGTTTGTTCGCATTGATACGACTAAAGCGGCTTGGGTTCCGGGTATGGGTGGTCTTGAAGTAATGCCACTACATGAGTATGAGCATGAGCACGCTGCGCTAGTAAAGTGGCCGGCGAACGAAGTCTTCCAGCCGCACAAACACTTTGGCGGTGAAGAAATACTGGTGCTATCTGGCGAGTTTTGTGATGAGCACGGTCGATACCCTGCTAACACCTGGTTACGTAGCCCGCATCAAAGTCAGCATCACCCCTATGTAGATCAAGAAACCGTTATTTTTGTTAAAACGGGCCACTTACCCTTATAG
- a CDS encoding MaoC family dehydratase: protein MSETHLNYSSKPNNGMAMVKALVLPRAGFDASVGLPELQAHWRNASVNSNDLANYFSTLEISPVDYLPLCYPHVMAGTMHMNMLAHKVFPIRLLGALHLKNRITQYLPIKPNELVDIDAKIGDYRLTESGVEFDFVTDVTVKGQLVWQETTIYLVRGKFGGKENPSETKSFDLESLADASVIHKWHIPTTRGKAYAKICGDYNPIHMSPLAAKMFGFKRDIAHGFGVMAQAIDYSNVLLGIEEGKAIQVDVVFKGPVFLGSDVTIRQNVEQDASRYDVYCGENSRPNICLSVKAIDVK, encoded by the coding sequence GTGAGCGAAACACACTTAAACTACTCATCTAAGCCTAATAATGGCATGGCCATGGTTAAAGCGTTGGTTTTACCAAGAGCCGGCTTTGACGCGAGTGTTGGATTACCTGAGCTGCAAGCTCATTGGCGTAATGCGAGCGTTAATTCTAATGACCTAGCTAATTACTTTTCAACCCTCGAGATCTCACCCGTTGATTATTTGCCCCTTTGCTATCCGCATGTAATGGCCGGCACCATGCACATGAATATGTTAGCGCATAAAGTGTTCCCTATTCGGTTGCTAGGTGCATTGCACTTAAAGAATCGCATTACTCAGTATCTCCCTATTAAGCCAAACGAGTTGGTTGATATTGACGCTAAAATAGGGGATTACCGCTTAACAGAAAGCGGTGTTGAGTTTGACTTTGTAACTGACGTGACCGTGAAAGGGCAGTTGGTTTGGCAGGAAACTACTATTTATTTAGTGAGAGGTAAGTTTGGGGGTAAAGAGAACCCAAGCGAGACTAAAAGCTTTGATCTCGAAAGTTTGGCGGATGCTAGCGTAATACATAAGTGGCATATACCCACTACTCGCGGCAAGGCTTACGCCAAAATATGTGGCGACTATAACCCTATTCATATGTCGCCTTTAGCGGCAAAAATGTTTGGTTTTAAGCGCGATATTGCCCATGGTTTTGGTGTGATGGCGCAAGCGATTGATTATTCTAATGTCTTATTGGGTATTGAAGAGGGTAAAGCGATTCAGGTCGACGTGGTGTTTAAAGGGCCAGTATTCTTAGGGAGTGATGTAACAATACGTCAAAACGTAGAACAAGATGCTAGCCGTTATGATGTGTATTGTGGGGAAAATTCACGACCGAATATTTGTCTTTCGGTTAAGGCGATTGATGTTAAATAG